A genome region from Populus alba chromosome 3, ASM523922v2, whole genome shotgun sequence includes the following:
- the LOC118034384 gene encoding cyclin-dependent kinase E-1 — translation MGDGNNRSSSNNEKPEWLQQYNLIGKIGEGTYGLVFLAKTKSPANRGKSIAIKKFKQSKDGDGVSPTAIREIMLLREITHENVVKLVNVHINHTDMSLYLAFDYAEHDLYEIIRHHRDKGNNLINQYTVKSLLWQLLNGLNYLHSNWIIHRDLKPSNILVMGEGEEHGVVKIADFGLARIYQAPLKTLFDNGVVVTIWYRAPELLLGAKHYTSAIDMWAVGCIFAELLTLKPLFQGAEAKSTSNPFQLDQLDKIFKVLGHPTLEKWPTLASLPHWQNDVHRIQEHKYENTGLHSVVPLSPKGAPFDLLSKMLEYDPQKRITAAQALEHDYFRSEPLPGRNALVPSQPGEKVINYPTRPVDTNTDFEGTTSLQPPQPVSSGNTVSGGIPGAHGVNNRSAPRPMPVGLQRMQAQGMAAYNLASQAGMGGGMNPGNIPMPRGVAQPHQQHQLRRKDPPGTGTGYPPQQKSRR, via the coding sequence ATGGGAGATGGCAATAATagaagcagcagcaacaatgaGAAGCCAGAGTGGCTGCAACAGTACAATCTTATTGGCAAGATTGGTGAAGGAACTTATGGTCTTGTGTTCCTTGCAAAAACCAAGTCTCCTGCAAATCGTGGAAAGTCCATTGCCATCAAGAAATTCAAGCAGTCCAAGGATGGTGATGGTGTCTCTCCCACTGCCATCCGTGAAATCATGCTGCTCAGGGAAATTACTCATGAGAATGTTGTGAAGCTTGTGAATGTGCACATTAATCATACTGATATGTCACTGTATCTGGCTTTTGATTATGCTGAACATGACCTTTATGAAATCATCAGGCATCACAGAGACAAGGGTAACAATTTGATCAACCAATACACTGTTAAATCATTGCTCTGGCAGTTACTCAATGGACTGAACTATCTGCACAGTAACTGGATCATACATAGAGATCTAAAGCCATCAAATATCTTAGTTATGGGTGAGGGAGAGGAACATGGGGTTGTCAAAATTGCTGATTTTGGACTTGCAAGGATATATCAAGCTCCCTTGAAGACATTGTTTGATAATGGTGTTGTGGTAACCATTTGGTATCGTGCACCTGAGTTGCTTCTTGGGGCTAAGCACTACACAAGTGCTATTGACATGTGGGCTGTTGGATGCATTTTTGCTGAACTTCTGACTTTGAAGCCACTTTTTCAAGGGGCAGAAGCCAAATCAACATCAAATCCTTTCCAGCTTGATCAACTTGACAAGATATTTAAGGTCCTAGGCCATCCTACACTGGAAAAATGGCCAACACTTGCAAGCCTTCCACATTGGCAGAATGATGTGCACCGTATCCAAGAGCACAAGTATGAGAATACTGGCCTACATAGTGTTGTACCTCTCTCTCCAAAAGGTGCTCCATTTGACCTTCTTTCTAAGATGCTAGAATATGATCCTCAAAAGCGTATAACTGCTGCACAAGCTCTAGAGCACGATTATTTTCGAAGCGAACCTCTCCCTGGACGGAATGCCCTGGTACCCTCTCAACCTGGAGAGAAAGTCATCAATTATCCTACACGTCCAGTAGATACAAATACAGATTTTGAAGGAACGACTAGCCTTCAACCTCCACAGCCAGTATCATCTGGAAATACAGTTTCTGGAGGCATACCAGGTGCTCATGGAGTTAACAACAGATCTGCACCACGACCAATGCCTGTGGGCCTGCAGAGAATGCAAGCTCAGGGCATGGCGGCTTATAATCTCGCATCTCAGGCAGGGATGGGTGGTGGAATGAATCCTGGTAACATCCCTATGCCACGCGGTGTTGCCCAGCCCCATCAGCAGCATCAATTGAGAAGGAAAGACCCTCCAGGAACGGGGACTGGATACCCTCCCCAACAAAAATCAAGACGCTAA